A region from the Triticum urartu cultivar G1812 chromosome 1, Tu2.1, whole genome shotgun sequence genome encodes:
- the LOC125512588 gene encoding 24-methylenesterol C-methyltransferase 2-like, with protein sequence MEPATMAWTLAAAGFALVYWFVWVMGAAEVQGKRAVDLQMGSIADDKVGDRYSQYWSFFRSPKETAAAATADKVPAFVDTFYNLVTDIYEWGWGQSFHFSPSLPGRSHREATRVHEERVADLLEARPGKRLLDVGCGVGGPMRAIAAHSGSDVVGITINEYQVNRARSHNRKAGLDAQCEVVCGNFMAMPFPDASFDGAYSIEATCHAPRLQDVYGEVFRVLKPGGLYVSYEWVTTPLYRADDPEHVEAIHGIERGDALPGLRRQDEIAAVAKEVGFEVVKELDLALPPALPWWTRLKMGRLSYWRNSLVIRALTLLRVAPKGVSEVHEMLYETAHHLTRGGETGIFTPMHMVLLRKPAAAAE encoded by the coding sequence ATGGAGCCGGCTACCATGGCCTGGACGCTGGCGGCGGCCGGTTTCGCGCTGGTGTACTGGTTCGTGTGGGTGATGGGCGCCGCGGAGGTGCAGGGGAAGCGCGCCGTCGACCTCCAGATGGGATCCATCGCCGACGACAAGGTCGGGGACAGGTATTCCCAGTACTGGTCCTTCTTCCGCAGCCCCAAGGAGACGGCCGCCGCGGCCACCGCCGACAAGGTGCCGGCCTTCGTCGACACCTTCTACAACCTCGTCACCGACATCTACGAGTGGGGCTGGGGCCAGTCGTTCCACTTCTCGCCCTCTCTGCCCGGCCGGTCGCACCGAGAGGCGACGCGGGTGcacgaggagcgcgtggccgacCTGCTCGAGGCGCGCCCCGGGAAGCGGCTGCTCGACGTCGGCTGCGGCGTCGGCGGGCCCATGCGCGCCATCGCGGCGCACTCCGGCTCCGACGTCGTCGGGATCACCATCAACGAGTACCAGGTCAACCGCGCCCGCTCGCACAACCGCAAGGCCGGCCTGGACGCGCAATGCGAGGTGGTGTGCGGCAACTTCATGGCCATGCCGTTCCCGGACGCGTCCTTCGACGGCGCCTACTCCATCGAGGCCACCTGCCACGCGCCCAGGCTGCAGGACGTCTACGGCGAGGTGTTCCGCGTGCTCAAGCCAGGGGGCCTCTACGTCTCCTACGAGTGGGTGACCACCCCGCTGTACCGCGCCGACGACCCGGAGCACGTCGAGGCCATCCACGGCATCGAGCGCGGCGACGCCCTCCCGGGCCTGCGCCGGCAGGACGAGATCGCCGCCGTCGCCAAGGAGGTCGGCTTTGAGGTCGTCAAGGAGCTGGACCTGGCGCTGCCGCCGGCGCTCCCCTGGTGGACGCGGCTCAAGATGGGGCGCCTCTCCTACTGGCGCAACTCGCTGGTGATCCGGGCGCTCACCCTGCTGCGCGTGGCGCCCAAGGGCGTCTCCGAGGTGCACGAGATGCTGTACGAGACGGCGCATCACCTCACCCGCGGCGGCGAGACCGGCATCTTCACCCCAATGCACATGGTGCTGCTCCGcaagccggccgccgccgccgaataG